A region from the Hypericibacter adhaerens genome encodes:
- a CDS encoding DUF1330 domain-containing protein: protein MKAYTIGQIDITDPAAYEAYRKEVMPTITAFGGKFIVRGGTLTKLEGDWPYARAVVIEFPSREAAEGWYRSPAYQKLLPLRLKASRGNFVIVDGAE, encoded by the coding sequence ATGAAGGCCTATACCATCGGGCAGATCGACATCACGGACCCGGCCGCTTACGAGGCCTATCGCAAGGAGGTCATGCCCACGATCACGGCCTTCGGCGGCAAGTTCATCGTGCGCGGCGGCACGCTGACGAAGCTCGAGGGCGACTGGCCCTACGCCCGCGCGGTGGTGATCGAGTTCCCGTCGCGCGAGGCGGCCGAGGGCTGGTACCGCTCGCCGGCCTACCAGAAGCTTTTGCCGCTGCGCCTCAAGGCCAGCCGCGGCAATTTCGTCATCGTGGACGGCGCCGAATA